A genomic stretch from Bacillus sp. N1-1 includes:
- a CDS encoding ATP-binding cassette domain-containing protein, translating to MITVTDVGLRYGDRKLFEDVNIKFTPGNCYGLIGANGAGKSTFLKILSGEIEPQTGDVHMGPGERLAVLKQNHFEYEEYEVLNTVIMGHARLHEVMQEKNAIYMKEDFSDEDGMKAAELEGEFADLNGWEAESDAAVLLKGLGISEDLHYKKLADLTGSEKVKVLLAQALFGSPDILLLDEPTNNLDLSAIQWLEEFLINFENTVIVVSHDRHFLNKVCTHMADLDYGKIQVYVGNYDFWYESSQLARTMKEDANKKKEEKVKELQAFIQRFSANASKSKQATSRKKLLDKITLDDIKPSSRKYPYVAFTPNREIGNDVLHVEGLTKTIDGVKVLDNVSFMLNKDDKVALVGRNEIANTALIKILMGEMEADSGTFKWGVTTSQAYFPKDNSEYFEGVDTNLVNWLRQYSPEDQSESFLRGFLGRMLFSGEEVLKKASVLSGGEKVRCMLSKMMLSGANVLVLDDPTNHLDLESITALNNGLMNFKGAMIFTSHDHQFIQTIANRVIEVTPKGIIDKEATYDEYLENTELQAKAQAMYN from the coding sequence ATGATTACAGTTACAGATGTCGGCTTACGATATGGTGATCGTAAGCTTTTTGAAGATGTTAATATTAAATTTACTCCGGGAAACTGTTATGGACTAATCGGAGCGAATGGTGCTGGTAAGTCAACGTTTCTAAAGATATTGTCAGGTGAAATTGAACCGCAAACAGGCGATGTTCATATGGGACCTGGTGAACGTCTTGCCGTTCTAAAGCAAAACCATTTTGAATATGAAGAGTATGAAGTGTTAAATACCGTTATTATGGGTCATGCACGTCTTCATGAAGTGATGCAAGAAAAAAATGCGATCTACATGAAAGAGGATTTCTCTGATGAAGATGGTATGAAAGCTGCAGAGCTAGAAGGTGAATTTGCTGACCTTAACGGGTGGGAAGCTGAATCTGATGCAGCCGTATTGCTGAAAGGTCTTGGAATTTCTGAAGATCTTCATTACAAGAAGCTTGCAGATCTTACCGGTTCTGAGAAAGTAAAAGTTCTTCTTGCACAGGCGCTATTTGGTTCCCCAGATATTCTTCTTCTGGATGAGCCTACGAACAACCTGGACCTTAGTGCGATTCAATGGCTAGAAGAGTTTCTTATTAACTTTGAAAACACCGTTATTGTTGTATCCCATGACCGTCACTTCTTAAACAAAGTATGTACGCACATGGCTGACCTTGATTACGGTAAAATTCAAGTGTATGTAGGTAACTACGATTTCTGGTATGAATCAAGCCAGCTTGCTCGTACGATGAAAGAAGATGCGAACAAGAAGAAGGAAGAGAAAGTAAAAGAACTTCAAGCGTTTATTCAGCGTTTTAGCGCTAACGCGTCGAAGTCCAAACAAGCTACATCTCGTAAAAAACTTCTTGATAAGATTACGCTTGATGATATTAAGCCCTCTTCAAGAAAGTATCCTTATGTAGCATTCACACCAAATCGTGAAATTGGAAACGATGTGCTTCACGTTGAAGGTTTAACAAAAACGATTGATGGTGTAAAAGTCCTTGATAACGTGAGCTTTATGCTCAATAAAGATGATAAAGTAGCACTTGTAGGTCGTAATGAAATTGCGAATACGGCGCTAATTAAAATCTTGATGGGTGAAATGGAAGCGGACAGCGGTACGTTCAAGTGGGGCGTAACGACTTCTCAAGCTTATTTCCCTAAAGATAACTCGGAATACTTTGAAGGCGTGGATACAAATCTCGTTAACTGGCTTCGTCAATACTCTCCAGAAGATCAGAGTGAAAGCTTCCTTCGCGGTTTCCTAGGAAGAATGCTTTTTTCAGGAGAAGAAGTGTTGAAAAAAGCAAGCGTCCTTTCTGGTGGAGAAAAGGTACGCTGTATGCTTTCGAAAATGATGCTAAGCGGTGCGAACGTTCTTGTACTTGACGATCCAACAAACCATTTGGATCTTGAATCAATTACAGCACTCAACAATGGTCTTATGAACTTCAAAGGTGCGATGATCTTCACATCTCATGACCACCAGTTCATTCAAACGATCGCAAACAGAGTAATTGAAGTGACACCTAAAGGGATCATTGATAAAGAAGCAACTTATGATGAGTACCTCGAAAATACAGAACTACAAGCTAAAGCGCAAGCGATGTATAATTAA
- a CDS encoding thiol-disulfide oxidoreductase DCC family protein, protein MKNREGVDTNIILFDGVCNLCNGLVKFMFKYDKKAVFSFASLQSETAEILLKKAGLTEVPDSVIVIKEGKALVKSEAALSIIKQLGGLFKLLLVFRLFPRSIRDRIYDEVAKRRYKWFGKKESCMIPTKEQRKRFL, encoded by the coding sequence GTGAAAAATCGAGAAGGCGTGGATACAAATATCATTCTATTTGATGGGGTTTGTAATTTATGCAATGGATTAGTAAAGTTTATGTTTAAATACGATAAGAAAGCCGTTTTCTCTTTTGCATCTCTTCAATCAGAAACGGCAGAGATTCTTCTTAAGAAAGCTGGTCTTACAGAAGTCCCAGATAGTGTGATTGTGATAAAAGAAGGGAAGGCGCTCGTTAAATCCGAAGCGGCACTTTCGATCATTAAACAACTTGGTGGATTGTTTAAGCTTTTGCTAGTATTTCGCTTATTCCCACGTTCAATTAGAGATCGGATCTATGACGAAGTAGCTAAACGTCGTTATAAATGGTTCGGAAAAAAAGAAAGCTGTATGATCCCAACAAAGGAACAAAGAAAGCGATTTTTGTGA
- a CDS encoding YojF family protein produces the protein MKPIQIEKVQEILETFENKDLYFHLETTSGAYAAQDKDKLAVGAYIRNGSIKFTNVKMAGSGPFRVGFKLNEGWMYAEGLTDYQLDDGRLLMAGHDSSGRLAVAVQLSYTPFD, from the coding sequence ATGAAGCCTATTCAAATAGAAAAAGTACAAGAAATTCTTGAAACATTTGAAAACAAAGACTTATATTTCCATCTAGAAACAACGAGTGGAGCCTATGCGGCACAAGATAAAGACAAGCTTGCAGTCGGAGCTTACATAAGAAATGGTTCGATCAAATTCACCAACGTCAAAATGGCCGGGAGTGGACCATTTCGCGTTGGGTTTAAATTAAATGAAGGCTGGATGTATGCTGAAGGATTAACGGATTATCAGTTAGATGATGGTCGGTTGTTAATGGCAGGCCATGACTCAAGCGGACGTTTAGCTGTGGCCGTTCAACTAAGCTATACACCATTCGATTAA
- a CDS encoding VWA domain-containing protein, whose amino-acid sequence MKFLNFAENQTDPFLHLSLSDLAETLSHMESEVQFAFHSYYRPAEQLITVSHYWNDIFDGTQFDGMKSDIYLRALGNVHYTNFNEVDRYLSSIKNKSHPLFRKQLFALLEDIRLEKICMTIRPGMSAAFDTRRTLFQKRFRGRLEVHNRQHQLLDALFCAIYLQAIGKPVALGNDLAEYKPYLRHLIIEISKASSTKDVATLGNAFCQELNNDHFDMTTEYLTMYGSSPTPSAFVEDEEARQLKSDDTMETTDKEDKETYDEEMNTWHEEQEQEGSNFLQFDLEEGAKSDLIGEGERKEESGDQAFVSVQGASKQSEGSQFDEEAILDSHDTKTVTGADEPLGEANRNVREVIRQAEKPSPEEQSNYRTAKAEIQYAEKSLRSAIQKTIEQKQIAPRSDLHFGRLNRKLLRLLTDENPRLFYKKNAPSTELDVTFSLLVDCSASMYDKMEETRLGITLFHETLKGLNIKHSITGFYEDAFDADDQEQPNTLFQIVDYNRSTQLNEGAKIMQLEPEEDNRDGYAIRKAAQELAERNEKHKILLVFTDGEPSAYDYSENGIIDTHEAVIQTRKKGFEVIGVFLSNGEPQEKEKNTMRNIYGTQSLVIPSANEIPAYLTPLLKRLLLRFV is encoded by the coding sequence ATGAAGTTTCTAAACTTTGCTGAGAATCAGACGGATCCTTTTCTTCATCTTAGTTTATCTGATCTCGCGGAAACATTAAGTCACATGGAGAGTGAAGTACAGTTTGCTTTCCATTCCTATTACAGACCGGCCGAGCAGTTGATTACGGTCAGTCATTATTGGAATGATATTTTTGATGGAACGCAATTTGATGGTATGAAAAGCGATATCTACCTTCGTGCACTTGGTAATGTTCATTACACGAATTTTAATGAAGTGGATCGCTACCTTTCTTCTATCAAAAACAAATCACATCCTCTTTTTCGTAAACAGCTGTTTGCGTTATTAGAAGATATAAGACTTGAGAAGATTTGTATGACTATCCGACCTGGAATGAGTGCTGCTTTTGATACAAGACGAACGCTATTTCAGAAGCGTTTCCGAGGTCGTCTCGAAGTTCATAATCGCCAGCATCAGCTGCTTGATGCTTTGTTTTGCGCAATCTACCTCCAAGCGATCGGTAAACCAGTTGCTCTCGGAAATGACCTGGCAGAATATAAGCCCTATCTGCGCCATTTAATTATCGAGATATCTAAAGCGAGTTCAACAAAAGACGTCGCCACTCTCGGAAACGCTTTTTGCCAGGAGCTAAATAATGACCATTTCGATATGACTACAGAATATTTAACAATGTATGGGAGCTCACCCACCCCCTCCGCTTTTGTTGAGGATGAAGAAGCTCGTCAGTTAAAAAGTGACGATACGATGGAAACGACTGATAAAGAAGACAAAGAAACGTATGATGAAGAAATGAATACGTGGCACGAAGAGCAGGAGCAAGAAGGATCCAACTTCCTTCAATTTGATTTGGAAGAAGGCGCTAAATCCGACCTGATTGGAGAAGGTGAACGTAAAGAAGAATCAGGAGATCAGGCATTTGTCAGCGTACAGGGCGCATCAAAACAATCAGAAGGCAGTCAGTTTGATGAAGAAGCTATTCTTGACAGCCATGATACAAAAACTGTCACAGGAGCAGATGAGCCCCTTGGTGAAGCGAATCGAAACGTGAGAGAAGTGATTCGTCAAGCAGAAAAGCCATCACCTGAAGAGCAATCAAATTACAGAACTGCGAAAGCTGAAATACAATATGCTGAAAAGTCCCTTCGCTCTGCGATCCAAAAAACGATCGAGCAAAAACAAATTGCTCCAAGAAGCGACCTCCACTTTGGACGTTTGAATCGTAAGCTGCTTAGGTTATTAACAGACGAAAATCCTCGTCTCTTTTATAAAAAGAACGCACCTAGTACTGAACTAGATGTTACGTTCTCGTTACTCGTCGATTGCTCGGCATCGATGTATGACAAAATGGAAGAAACGCGCCTAGGTATTACGCTTTTCCATGAGACGTTAAAAGGACTCAATATTAAACACTCCATCACTGGCTTTTATGAAGATGCATTCGATGCAGATGATCAGGAACAACCAAATACCCTTTTTCAAATTGTTGATTACAACCGCTCCACACAGCTAAACGAAGGTGCAAAGATTATGCAATTGGAACCGGAAGAAGACAATCGAGATGGTTACGCGATTCGAAAAGCTGCACAAGAACTTGCTGAACGTAATGAAAAACATAAAATCTTACTTGTTTTTACAGATGGTGAGCCTTCCGCATATGATTACAGCGAAAATGGTATCATCGACACGCATGAGGCCGTTATTCAAACACGAAAAAAAGGCTTTGAAGTAATCGGCGTCTTTTTATCAAACGGAGAACCACAAGAAAAAGAGAAAAATACAATGCGAAATATATACGGGACGCAAAGTCTTGTTATTCCTTCTGCGAATGAAATACCCGCTTATTTAACACCATTGTTAAAGCGGTTATTACTACGATTTGTATAA
- the bshB2 gene encoding bacillithiol biosynthesis deacetylase BshB2, with the protein MEKQVLVIFPHPDDEAFGTAGLITKFVNQGVPVTYACATLGEMGRNMGNPFFATRETLPEVRKKELQDACNAMGVKDLRMLGFRDKTLEFEDPELLVSTIGKLVDELNPSLIITFYPKFGIHPDHDACSAAVVETLKRIPKENRPTVYALPITPDREAVLGKPDKVFDVTDVLETKIKTIEAHRSQTEAMVARLEDGSMDPNSEMMSFIKQESFWIYPFDE; encoded by the coding sequence ATGGAGAAACAAGTCCTCGTTATCTTCCCGCACCCGGATGATGAAGCTTTCGGAACTGCAGGGTTGATCACGAAATTTGTCAATCAAGGCGTGCCTGTCACTTATGCATGTGCAACGCTAGGAGAAATGGGACGCAATATGGGTAACCCATTTTTTGCGACAAGAGAAACCCTTCCAGAAGTGCGTAAGAAAGAATTGCAAGATGCATGCAATGCAATGGGCGTAAAAGATCTTCGCATGCTCGGTTTTAGAGATAAGACACTTGAGTTTGAAGATCCTGAACTGCTCGTATCAACAATTGGAAAGCTTGTTGATGAATTAAATCCATCATTAATTATTACTTTTTATCCGAAATTTGGTATCCACCCCGATCATGATGCCTGCTCTGCAGCTGTCGTAGAAACGTTAAAACGGATTCCGAAAGAAAATCGTCCAACGGTTTATGCATTGCCAATTACTCCGGATCGTGAAGCAGTACTTGGTAAGCCAGATAAAGTATTTGATGTAACGGATGTGTTAGAAACGAAGATTAAAACGATTGAAGCACATCGTTCTCAAACGGAAGCAATGGTTGCAAGACTTGAAGATGGTTCAATGGATCCTAACTCCGAAATGATGTCGTTCATTAAGCAAGAATCCTTCTGGATCTACCCATTTGATGAATAA
- a CDS encoding MoxR family ATPase: MQLYETFDIPDKIQDRIEDRRDANTNPDHYLIGSKGYTAPDMSIVKDAVTALILGKNVLLKGPTGAGKTKLAELISYFFNQPMYSINCSVDLDAEALLGYKTLTYDDQNNAHITFIPGPVENAMKNGELLYIDEINTAKAETLPILNGVLDYRRMVLNPFTGETVRAKENFGVIAAINEGYIGTAPLNEALKNRFIVIEVPYLQGSALKEMLNEQSLLDDSEQLDQFVTLSADLQSKVRDGQVSEEAASPRSLLDACDLTTFMEARRAIKRAITDKLEDEREKAAVENIAETIFGRYQEKA, from the coding sequence ATGCAATTATATGAAACGTTTGATATTCCAGATAAAATACAAGATCGTATTGAAGACAGACGAGATGCCAATACAAACCCAGATCACTATCTCATCGGATCTAAAGGATACACTGCACCGGACATGTCGATTGTAAAAGATGCTGTAACGGCTCTAATTCTAGGAAAAAATGTGTTACTAAAAGGACCAACTGGAGCTGGTAAAACAAAACTGGCTGAACTAATAAGCTACTTCTTTAACCAACCTATGTACTCGATTAACTGCTCCGTTGACCTTGATGCTGAAGCGCTTCTAGGGTACAAAACACTCACTTATGACGATCAAAATAATGCGCACATTACATTCATTCCTGGTCCTGTTGAAAATGCGATGAAAAACGGTGAACTTCTTTATATTGATGAGATTAATACCGCAAAGGCAGAAACTCTTCCTATTTTAAATGGTGTACTGGACTATCGTCGCATGGTTCTAAATCCTTTCACTGGTGAAACGGTTCGTGCAAAAGAGAACTTTGGTGTTATTGCTGCAATTAATGAAGGATATATTGGAACAGCACCATTAAATGAAGCATTAAAAAATCGCTTTATCGTAATAGAAGTACCTTACTTACAAGGGTCTGCGTTAAAAGAAATGTTGAACGAACAATCTCTTCTAGATGATTCTGAGCAGCTTGATCAATTTGTTACTTTATCAGCTGACCTTCAATCGAAAGTAAGGGATGGACAAGTTTCAGAAGAAGCAGCATCTCCTCGTTCTCTATTAGATGCATGCGATTTAACAACATTTATGGAAGCGAGACGTGCGATTAAACGTGCGATTACTGATAAACTCGAGGATGAGCGTGAAAAAGCAGCGGTAGAAAACATTGCGGAAACGATTTTTGGACGTTATCAGGAGAAGGCGTAA
- a CDS encoding MATE family efflux transporter gives MYPTHSLKEKIKLLFVILYPILITQVGLYSMNFVDTIMSGRAGANDLAGVAIGSSLWVPVFTGLSGILLAITPIVSHYIGAKQEERVSFSVLQGIYLSIALSISILVVGSFILDPILNTMDLQDNVAQIAKEYLIGLSFGIIPLFIYSVLRSFFDALGETRTTMLVTLTSLPINVFFNYVLIFGKWGFPKLGGVGAGYASAITYWFILLIALLVVIKVRPFRVYDIFKRFYPISFSTWKEQLKIGVPIGFSIFFEVSIFAAVTLLMSMYSTETIAAHQAAINFASLLYMIPLSISMALTIAIGFEVGARRLQDAKHYSYMGIAFAVGMALFSALCLYLFNDAVASWYTSNQNVFDLIKVFLIYAIFFQLSDAVAAPIQGALRGYKDVNVTLVMSLISYWVIGLPSGYLLAKYSAFGPYGYWVGLSAGLFVAAITLFLRLRHVQKSKRTIYE, from the coding sequence ATGTATCCAACTCATTCACTCAAGGAAAAAATCAAACTATTATTTGTGATTTTGTACCCGATTTTAATTACGCAAGTTGGTCTTTATTCAATGAATTTTGTAGACACGATCATGAGCGGGAGAGCTGGAGCAAATGATCTTGCCGGGGTTGCGATTGGCTCAAGCCTTTGGGTACCTGTCTTCACAGGCTTAAGCGGCATTTTACTTGCCATAACTCCAATCGTATCACACTATATTGGGGCCAAACAGGAAGAACGCGTTTCCTTTTCAGTCCTGCAGGGCATTTATCTTTCCATTGCTTTATCGATTAGTATTTTAGTAGTTGGGAGTTTCATTTTGGATCCTATTTTAAATACAATGGATCTTCAAGACAACGTAGCTCAAATTGCAAAAGAGTATTTAATCGGACTTTCATTTGGGATTATCCCACTGTTTATTTACTCCGTACTAAGAAGTTTCTTTGACGCACTTGGAGAGACAAGAACCACGATGCTCGTTACACTTACATCGCTTCCAATCAATGTATTTTTCAACTACGTTCTCATCTTTGGAAAATGGGGATTCCCTAAATTAGGTGGTGTTGGTGCCGGATATGCATCAGCGATTACTTACTGGTTTATTCTTTTAATCGCATTACTCGTCGTGATAAAAGTAAGACCTTTTAGAGTATACGACATCTTCAAACGTTTTTATCCAATCTCATTTTCCACTTGGAAAGAACAGTTAAAAATTGGTGTACCCATTGGTTTTTCCATCTTTTTTGAAGTTAGTATTTTCGCAGCCGTTACGCTATTAATGAGTATGTATTCAACCGAAACGATCGCTGCTCATCAGGCAGCCATAAACTTCGCTTCTCTTCTATATATGATTCCACTTAGTATTTCTATGGCTTTAACGATCGCCATCGGATTTGAAGTTGGCGCAAGAAGATTACAAGACGCGAAGCACTACAGTTACATGGGCATCGCTTTTGCGGTTGGTATGGCTCTGTTTTCAGCTCTTTGTTTATATCTCTTCAATGATGCTGTAGCAAGCTGGTATACGAGTAATCAGAACGTATTCGATTTGATTAAAGTATTCTTAATCTACGCGATCTTTTTCCAGCTTTCAGATGCTGTTGCTGCTCCAATTCAGGGAGCACTCCGAGGATATAAGGATGTGAATGTGACACTCGTTATGAGCTTAATTTCTTATTGGGTGATTGGTCTTCCTTCAGGATACTTACTAGCGAAATACTCTGCGTTTGGTCCATATGGGTACTGGGTCGGCCTTAGCGCCGGACTTTTTGTTGCGGCCATTACCTTATTTCTTCGTTTGCGTCATGTTCAAAAATCAAAACGAACGATATACGAATAA